A section of the Girardinichthys multiradiatus isolate DD_20200921_A chromosome 5, DD_fGirMul_XY1, whole genome shotgun sequence genome encodes:
- the pus10 gene encoding putative tRNA pseudouridine synthase Pus10, whose amino-acid sequence MLPLKEKDKAIIQKLLSAGCCARCVLRFCCVTIQAAYRQAQHETLEELKAFITEKESNIVQDSTSQTSTYEHNKSQDAALSETVEDPPRKRAKLVPTQTVQSEPGSAAVVTLRNVESHVCVACLGILQDLCGPDQAVKIAETVKAQNYEFDTMVLSVSLPAQLCVREHSCWLHVKKEVREKGLVLDKDDVIQVKEAFKWVMQGLVTKELGSVAVVSKSPFEVGVEFTHPETESDCHFLAKSCPDCFKPTKNKQSVFTRMAVVKALEKISDARFLQHYPSPPLEPSSSCTPRDIQCLHMSVFIAGRYNKFCRSLPQTPWVIDGERRMESSVEELIAAPILSAFRADGFNFSSSGREDVDVRTLGNGRPFAMELLNPHRSRFSKVETKQLQETINESSDKVRVRDLQIVTREAMNRMKVGEEEKTKTYTALVWTQKAIEKEDITFINDIKDLTLDQKTPLRVLHRRTLAIRQRVIHSMNARYKDSHHFYLGLKTQAGTYIKEFVHGDFGRTKPNLCQLLKTDADILELDVESVDVDWPPPIPE is encoded by the exons ATGCTGCCACTGAAGGAGAAGGATAAAGCCATCATTCAGAAGCTGTTGTCAGCTGGTTGCTGTGCCCGCTGTGTCCTCAGATTCTGCTGCGTGACCATCCAGGCTGCTTATCGACAAGCACAGCAT GAGACCCTTGAAGAACTTAAGGCTTTCATTACGGAGAAGGAAAGCAACATAGTTCAGGATTCAACGTCCCAAACCTCTACTTATGAGCATAATAAGTCCCAGGATGCAGCACTGTCTGAAACTGTTGAAGACCCTCCCCGTAAAAGAGCTAAGCTGGTTCCCACCCAGACTGTCCAGTCAGAACCAGGCTCTGCTGCCGTGGTCACACTGAGGAATGTGGAGTCACATGTGTGTGTAGCTTGTTTGGGAATCCTGCAGGATTTATGTGGCCCAGATCAGGCAGTAAAG ATTGCTGAGACGGTGAAGGCCCAAAACTACGAGTTTGATACCATGGTCTTATCTGTCTCTCTGCCGGCTCAGCTCTGTGTGCGAGAG CACTCCTGTTGGCTCCATGTGAAGAAGGAAGTCAG AGAGAAGGGCTTAGTGCTTGACAAAGATGATGTCATCCAGGTGAAGGAGGCCTTCAAGTGGGTCATGCAGGGTCTGGTCACAAAAGAGCTTGGGAGCGTGGCTGTGGTTAGCAAG agCCCGTTTGAGGTCGGTGTGGAGTTCACTCATCCAGAGACGGAATCTGACTGCCACTTTCT AGCCAAATCCTGTCCCGACTGCTTCAAACCCACCAAGAACAAACAG TCGGTGTTCACTCGCATGGCTGTGGTCAAAGCTCTGGAAAAGATATCTGATGCTAGGTTTTTACA acATTACCCTAGTCCACCATTAGAGCCGAGCAGCAGCTGCACCCCTCGGGACATCCAGTGTCTTCACATGTCTGTCTTCATAGCAG GGAGGTATAACAAGTTCTGCCGCAGCCTGCCTCAGACTCCCTGGGTGATCGACGGAGAGAGGAGGATGGAGTCGTCTGTGGAGGAACTGATCGCAGCACCGATCCTGTCTGCCTTCAGAGCCGACG GATTTAATTTCTCCTCCTCGGGCAGAGAGGACGTGGATGTCCGAACTCTTGGAAATG GACGTCCATTTGCCATGGAGCTGCTGAATCCACATAGATCCCGGTTCAGCAAAGTGGAGACGAAGCAGCTTCAGGAG ACAATAAACGAGTCCTCAGATAAAGTCAGAGTGAGAGACCTGCAGATTGTAACCAG AGAGGCCATGAACCGAATGAAGGtgggagaagaagaaaagacaaagaCCTACACGGCACTCGTCTGGACTCAGAAGGCCATCGAGAAAGAAGACATCACCTTTATCAATGACATCAAG GACCTGACTCTGGACCAGAAGACTCCTCTAAGGGTTCTGCACCGACGGACTTTGGCCATCCGGCAGAGAGTCATCCACAGCATGAATGCCCGCTACAAGGACTCGCATCACTTCTACCTTGGTCTGAAAACACAGGCTGGAAC